CGCGTAATGCCGGATCAACCGAGATGTCGACCGACTTCTCGATCAAGTCCATCGCCGCGAGCATATTCCCCTGCTCGGTCGTATTGAGTGTTCCCAGGATGCCGGGCCAGAACTCCCGCAGATCGCTGGCCTGTTCACTGCTGACCGCCTTGGCCAGCAGCACCATCGGCCCCGTCGTGGGTCGCGTTTCGGGAATCGCCTTCAGGTACGATGCCATCAAGATATCTTCCGATCCGCTGGCCGAAATGGCCGCGATCGGCTTCGCCGAGTTGGCCACGTAAACCTGCGATTGAACGTCGAACAAGTCACGGTTGGCTCGCAGGTCGCCGACAATCAAGATGTCGGCACGCAGCCGCAGGCACAGGGCCTGGGGCCACTGCGATTGATCGACCGGGCCAGACTTGAGCCGCAGAAACTCCGCTTCAATCTGGCGGCTGGAAATGGTCTTCACGCCTGGCAAACGTCCGAGGGTGTAACGCAACTGCGAGGCGAACTGCACGCCTGGATCTTCGTGGTAGAAGGTCATCGCGTTCCACGGCACGTGCGGCATGATCGCGACGCGTACCGAGGTCAGGTCGCCAAACTGCTTCTGAGCTTCTTCTTTTGCCTGGGTAATGTCTTCATCGGTGATCGCCCCCACGAACGCGAAGTCGGCCCGCGGGCGTTTAGCGGCACTGGCCACCTTCTCTTTGATCTGCGAGAAGGAGAGATCCAACATCAAGCCGCCGGTGCGCGAGGTCAACTGCCCCATGAAATTGCGGGTTTTATCGACGGTCGCCAGGAAGGCTTCGTGTTCGTCCGGGGCACTTTCGCACAGCAGCCCATGAATGTTGACGCCGCGCTGATTGGCGACATTCACCAGGGCATCGGTTTCGTACCAGCGGCGCGACTGCGTCTTCGGTTCGTCGAACGATGTATCGTACGGCGGTGCATCGGTGATGAGCATCAACCAGCGCGTGGCCTTTTCATCTTCCGACCACGGCAACTCTTGCAGCGTTTTGAAGACGGCCAGGTCGACTGCTTCCGGAAAGTAAGGACGCCCCGACTGCGGCTGCAGCGAGTCGATCATTTTCTGCACGGCCGTGTCGTCGCCTGAGAATCCGTTGGAAATTCCGACCAGCGGTTTATTGCTTTTGCCACTATCGGCGAAAGAAACGATTGCCACTTCAACCTTCGTTCCACTGGCTCGCTTCAGGTCGGCAATCACTTGCGGAACCTTCTCACGAATGCCAGGCAGCTGCTGGGCCATGCTTTCGGTCGTGTCGACTAGAAACGCAATTTGAATGCTGGGCGTCTCAGGGCGAATCGCGTCGAGGAAGCTTCCCTGGAAGATCCCCATGCTCTTCGCATCGGGCGCGGTTCGTACATTGAAGATCGAATCGAGCGCCGAGGCGGCAGTAGACTGGGAGTCTTGCGCAAAAAGCGGGGAAACGGTTAGCGTGTTTCCAATTAGTACGCAACACAACCAACCAGCGATCGTTAATCCCAAGCGTCGAAGCAATTCCGTATGACGCACGATTGGTTCCTCCTGCGGTTGATTCGACGAAAACTCGCTGGCCAATAATTCGTTGGTCATTGTAAACTGCCTTCTGCGGCTCTGGATACGGCTATTGCGAAAGACCATGATGATACGTTTCCTTCAAACTTGGTTCTCTGTCCTAGTAGTGGTTATCGCTCCACTACCCCTGACGGTTGCCCAAGAAATCCTTCCGGCCGAAAGTATTTTGCCAGGTCAAGATGAGCCGCCTAAGTTCTCGCACGATGGCCTGCCTGACGAATCCGTGGTCCCTGGCTTGCCGGTAAAGTCGATCCAATCGGAACAAACGTCCCCGCCACAGCTCTCGCCCAGCGATGAAATTCCGCTGGCCGGCGAAGATGTGGTACCCAACGTTCAAGTGGTGCAAGAGGTCGCGTTGCCGGAAGATCCTCCGTGGTTACGCCTCAATCTGGGTGGTCCGACCGCGCCGGTACAAACGGTGTGCTTCTCGCGTGATGGATCCCGCCTCTTGGCCGCCGGCAACGACAAAATGGTGCATAGCTGGATCGCCGCCGCACCGCAGCCTAGCATGCCGCAGCGCTGGATCTACGAAACGCCCGTACGCTGGCAGGTCCAACGCGCCACGCGCGGTGACATTCACGCGTTAGCCGCCATGCAGGGAAAATTCGCCTTCGCAGGCATCGGGGCTTCGGCCCTGACTGGCGAGATCGTCTTGGCCGATCAAGGCCGCATGGTGTACGAGCGCACCCTGTTCGACCTGGAAAAGGGTCCACGCTCGCAAATCCTCGACCTGGCCGCGCTGCCGGAGGGCCTGTTCTCGCTCGATAGCGAAGGAGCCGTTCAATACTGGACGGCCGATCCGGCGACCGGCAAATGGTCGTTCGCTACCGGTGCTAGTCCCAATGAAACGCTCAAGACCGATCCCGATCAGTTGCGATCGTGGCGGCTGCGCGGTAGCCGAATGGCCTCCAGCGGAGACGACACGTTGATCTTCCCAGTGCCGGTTCGCAGCGAGCAAGGCATTCCTTACTGGCGAATCGGTCGCTGGAAAGCGACCGACGCCGATGCGACCCTCGTCAGTGCGATCACCCAGGAATTCCCCGGCGGCATCGGCGCGATGGCCTGTAGTGCCAATGGAAGCCGCCTGGCCGCGGCCGATATCAGCGACTCTGGCACCCTCGTTCTGGCCGACCTGAGCAATCCCCGCGCGACGACTTCGATCGCCACCGGGGCCAACGTCCGCAGTGTTTGCATGCCGGGCAATGGAACCCAGGTCGCCGCCATCGTCGCAAGATCGCCGCGCGGTCCGTTTGAACTTCGTCTCTGGAACTGGCCTGCAGGCGGCACCGCGGCCCCTTCGGCCGTGCTTCCACTGGCGGCGATCGCCACTGACGCGGCCTTCAGCCCTGACGGAAAGTTCCTGGCCGTCACGCAGGAAAGTGCCATCGTGATGTACGACACGGCCGATCTGAAATCGCCGGTCATGCTGACCACGCCGATCATTACGCCGTCGGACGTTGCGTTCACGCTCGACGCCGACTACCGCATCGTTATCCGTTCCCCGGCCGGCGATGGCCAGGTGCGATCGGCCATTCAGTTCGAAACGGCCCAGCGCAAGTACTCGGTCGTTCAGCCGCCACCGCCGACCATTCCCAGCAATCCATGGAAGGGAACATGGTCGCTGAAGCAAAAAGCCGTTGATCGCGGAACGCGGCTGGTGTTCGAGATCTTCCAAGGAGAACAGCCCTACTGCGAGATTCCGTCGACGATATCGGGAACGGCTCGCATCACTTCGGTTTGCTGGCTGGCCCCCGATGAAGAACGCAAGACGCCTTCGCATGTCGTGGTGGGCACTGTTGGTCGTAATCATGCTTACCTCTTGGATATTACGAACCCGCAGAACGTGCGCGTCGTGCGCGAGTATCGTGGGCACTCGTCAGCGATTCGTAGCGTGGGTGTTTCGATCGACTACCGCTATCTGGTCACCGGCAGCGACGATGGCCTGGTGAACATTTGGAAGCTGAACGAAGCGCAACCTTCGTCGGCATCGCAAAATGCCTGGGGAGCAAACTTCGAGGTCGTCGACAACAACGTCGTTGCCCGCGACGTGATCGCGGATGGTCCGCTGTACTATCGCGGGGTTCGCAGCGGCGATGTAATTCAGTCGATTGCGAAGCGCGAGGACGCGAATCCGGACGTTCCTTTCGATGAAAAACAACGCAACGAAACGACCATCGATGCCGCCGAAGCGATCGTGCAAACGCTGCAAACGACCGGTGGCGAAACGATGCTGCGTTTTCAAATTGCCCGCAATGGGGCGAAGCAAAAACCGTTCTACCTGCACCCCGCATGGCAGCCGCTGGCCTCGCTGGTGACGACAAGCGATCGCGAGTGGGCCTACTGGACACCGTATGGCTACTACGATTCGTCCTTCAACGGGCACAAGATCTTCGGCTGGCAGATCAATCGCGGGATCGATCAGGCACCCGACTTCTTCCTGGCCGCCGAACTAAAGCAGCAACTCGAACGGCCGCGCGTGATGGAACGCCTGCTCGATGCCGGAAGTCTTTCCGCTGCGATGCAGGTCGCCAAGACGACGGTCCCGTTCAACCTGCATAACCGCCTGGAGGCGCTGGCATCGCTGCGTCCGCAAATCACGATCGATTCACCCACCGGCGACGAGACACTTACCG
The Blastopirellula marina genome window above contains:
- a CDS encoding vWA domain-containing protein, which codes for MTNELLASEFSSNQPQEEPIVRHTELLRRLGLTIAGWLCCVLIGNTLTVSPLFAQDSQSTAASALDSIFNVRTAPDAKSMGIFQGSFLDAIRPETPSIQIAFLVDTTESMAQQLPGIREKVPQVIADLKRASGTKVEVAIVSFADSGKSNKPLVGISNGFSGDDTAVQKMIDSLQPQSGRPYFPEAVDLAVFKTLQELPWSEDEKATRWLMLITDAPPYDTSFDEPKTQSRRWYETDALVNVANQRGVNIHGLLCESAPDEHEAFLATVDKTRNFMGQLTSRTGGLMLDLSFSQIKEKVASAAKRPRADFAFVGAITDEDITQAKEEAQKQFGDLTSVRVAIMPHVPWNAMTFYHEDPGVQFASQLRYTLGRLPGVKTISSRQIEAEFLRLKSGPVDQSQWPQALCLRLRADILIVGDLRANRDLFDVQSQVYVANSAKPIAAISASGSEDILMASYLKAIPETRPTTGPMVLLAKAVSSEQASDLREFWPGILGTLNTTEQGNMLAAMDLIEKSVDISVDPALRVKDLDAAIDLLKPMASGAQANAFTYALLASASYNLAKTREEQGNADEAKGDMHSAIGYLTKAFDGRRQLNDRLLQAEIEADHALLVRKDFDAAVRRYQSITEFSEASLLKMALRAHWMLAGVQCGDWGASQATDFTPNTQLARQHLIHILAFWPESEEAHVIQKYMRWDSGDGKTGTPYFPKEGELLLTAK
- a CDS encoding caspase family protein, producing MMIRFLQTWFSVLVVVIAPLPLTVAQEILPAESILPGQDEPPKFSHDGLPDESVVPGLPVKSIQSEQTSPPQLSPSDEIPLAGEDVVPNVQVVQEVALPEDPPWLRLNLGGPTAPVQTVCFSRDGSRLLAAGNDKMVHSWIAAAPQPSMPQRWIYETPVRWQVQRATRGDIHALAAMQGKFAFAGIGASALTGEIVLADQGRMVYERTLFDLEKGPRSQILDLAALPEGLFSLDSEGAVQYWTADPATGKWSFATGASPNETLKTDPDQLRSWRLRGSRMASSGDDTLIFPVPVRSEQGIPYWRIGRWKATDADATLVSAITQEFPGGIGAMACSANGSRLAAADISDSGTLVLADLSNPRATTSIATGANVRSVCMPGNGTQVAAIVARSPRGPFELRLWNWPAGGTAAPSAVLPLAAIATDAAFSPDGKFLAVTQESAIVMYDTADLKSPVMLTTPIITPSDVAFTLDADYRIVIRSPAGDGQVRSAIQFETAQRKYSVVQPPPPTIPSNPWKGTWSLKQKAVDRGTRLVFEIFQGEQPYCEIPSTISGTARITSVCWLAPDEERKTPSHVVVGTVGRNHAYLLDITNPQNVRVVREYRGHSSAIRSVGVSIDYRYLVTGSDDGLVNIWKLNEAQPSSASQNAWGANFEVVDNNVVARDVIADGPLYYRGVRSGDVIQSIAKREDANPDVPFDEKQRNETTIDAAEAIVQTLQTTGGETMLRFQIARNGAKQKPFYLHPAWQPLASLVTTSDREWAYWTPYGYYDSSFNGHKIFGWQINRGIDQAPDFFLAAELKQQLERPRVMERLLDAGSLSAAMQVAKTTVPFNLHNRLEALASLRPQITIDSPTGDETLTASQVVVEATIHVPAGSELVSSKVFANGVPALETLDEEVSVDPSSLGHEHKLRWRVALPPDSRIRLDVIAATTEGITATESLTIAQPQRQRVAPPRLFVIAAGISRYADQQIPQLDFAAENAKAFSNTLKAHAAKMDIETIVLTDDNVTQPLWNVAADTMWQQLKSNARPQDVVLFFLSGHGVRDVESQRYFFLTSDSSFTDVAGRRYERCISADAFQDYFAGLPCRKVAILDTCHSGAIQPLRQDDLKVMLRDMEEDVILTITASEGDEEAFEERTKKLGRFTARLVEGLSGSADRREYAGNGDGQISLNEVAQYVQATVPSDAAAAGQSQHPTIFPRDLFPLVDVPLAHRETP